Within the Halobaculum limi genome, the region CCGTCCCCGGTGCGTCCGACGACGTGGGCGACCGCGCCTCGCGGGCGACCGGGACGCTGCTGGAAGGCCTGACCGACGGCGAACGCGACGAGGACGACATCGGCGGCTACTACGACGACCTCGCCTTCATCGCCTCCTCGCTCCGGTCGCGGGCGTTCTTCCTGACGGGCGTGTTCGGCATCACGCTCGCGAGCGTGTTCGCGTTCCTCTACCTCGGCGGCATCGGTGACGTGAAGGACAACTTCGTGAACCGCATTCCCGAGGAGGTCGTCGGAGTGGGCGCGGAGAACTTCGGCGTCATCGTCCTCCACCCGGTGGAGGCGCTCATCTTCGAGGTGAAGATCTCGACCATCGCTGGCGCGGTCGCCATTCTCCCGTTCGTGGCGTATTTCGCGTGGCCTGCGCTCCGCGACCGCGGCTTCGTCCGTGGGCGGAGGCAGGTCGTGTTCGGATGGGTTGCGGCTCTGCTGGTGGGCCTCATCGGTGGCCTCGCGCTCGGGTACACGACCATCGCACCGGCAGTCATCTCGTGGCTCGTGGGCGACGCACTCCGAGCGGGGATGGTAATCAGTTACCGGATCAGCGACTTCGCGTGGCTCGTGTTCTTCACGACCGTCGGCATCGGATTCCTCGCGGACGTGCCCGTGTTGATGGTCCTGCTCAACACCGCCGGCGTGTCGTACCAAGCGATGCGCTCGCGGTGGCGCGAGGTGACGGTCGGCATTATGCTCGTGGCGGCGCTGTTCACCCCGGCGGACGTGTTCACGATGTTCCTCGTGACGATTCCGCTGATGGCCGCCTACGGCGTCGGTCTGCTCATCCTGTGGGTGTTGACGCTGGGCGGACGGCGCAACCTCGCGGAACCGACGGTCGACCTGGTTCGCGACTCGAAGCCGGGCGCGTAATCTCGGCCAGGCGGTCGTCCCGCACCGCTTCTCCGCCGTCGCCGCCGCTCGGTGAGAAGACTCAACTATTTTTCAACGAATCTCCAGATATGCCCAAGATAAGCGTCGAGATACCCGGCGAACTGCTCGCCGACCTCGACGACCACGTCGGCGACGACGGCAAGTTCGTCAACCGAAGCGACGCGATCCGCGCGTCGATCCGCAAGACGCTCGATATGCTCGACGAGATAGACGCCCGACACGGTCGCCTCGACGACGAGGCGGGCGAGGCAGATGAGGCGGACGACGCGGAGGACGACGAATGAGCGGCGACGTCGCCACCGCGGAACCGCGGCGTCTGAACGTCCCGCTGGCGGCGGTGCTCCTCACGTCGCTGTTCGTCGCAGCCCTCGTGACGGCGCAGGTCATCTCCGCGAAACTGCTCGCCGTCACACTTCCTGTCCTCGGGACGGTGACTGCGCCGGGCGGGACGCTGGCGTACGCCATCACGTTCTTCGCGTCCGACTGTCTCTCGGAGTTGTATGGAAAGGAGTACGCCCGGCGCGTCGTCAACGTCGCGTTCGGGATGAACTTCGTTCTCTTGGCGCTCGTGTTCGCGACCATCTCCGTGCCCGCAGCGCAGGGGTCGGTCGACCCTGACGCGTTCGCGACCGTCCTCGGCCTGTCGGGGAACGTCGTCCTCGGGTCGCTGGTCGCGTACGTCCTCAGTCAAAACTGGGACGTGATCGCCTTTCATCGCATCCGCGAGTTCACCGACGGCGACGCCCTGTGGCTCCGCAACGTCGGGTCGACGGCGACGAGCCAACTCATCGACACCGTCGTGTTCACCCTCGTCGCGTTCGCCGTCGCGCCCGCACTGTTCGGCATCGGCCCGGCGCTCCCGACCGCGGTGCTGTTGTCGCTCATCGTCGGGCAGTACGTGCTGAAACTGCTCATCGCCCTCGTCGATACACCGCTCGTGTACGCCGCGGTGGCGCTGGTCCGCCGCGACGCCGACGTGGATGCCGACCGCGTGAGCGTCTGAAAAGCCTGGTCTCGTCCCTGCTCAGTCGACGCGCTCTGCGAAGCCGAACCGCGGCTTCACGTCGTCGACGACGACCTCGACCGTCTCACCGACCTCGGCACCCGGCACGAACAGCGTGAACCCGTCGACGCTGGCGATGCCGTCGCCTTCCTCGCCCACGTCGGTCACGTCGACGGCGAGGCGGTCGCCCTCGGCCACCGGCGCATCGGTGCGCCCGCGAGCGATGAGATACCGCTCTGAGGAGCGCTTCCGACTTGCCTCCGGCGTGTACGCTCGGACGTACTGGAACTCCGCGTCGACGTCGTCACGGAAGTCCGCGAGGTCCGGGCCGTCGAACACCTTCACGACGAAGTCGCCGCCCGGCTTCAGCAGTTCTAGCGCCGTGTCCAGCGCCTGTCGGCAGAGGTGGATCGAGCGGGCGTGATCGAGTTGGTACTCGCCGGTCATATTCGGTGCCATGTCCGAGATGACCACGTCGACGGGGCGGACTGGCGGGGCGTCGTCGTCCGGATCTGGGTCGGGGTCCACACCGAGCGCCTTCCGTAGGTAGTAGCGGGTGCGCTCCTCGGTCATATCACCGCGGACCGTCTCGACGTGCGGGTGGTCGAGATCGTCGATCCGCTGGAGGTCGACGCCGACGACGGTTCCGGCTTCGGTCACCTCCTCTGCGGCGATCTGCAGCCACCCACCGGGGGCGGCACCGAGGTCGACGACGGTGTCGCCGTGGTCGAACAGGTCGAACTCCTCGTCGATCTGTCGGAGTTTGTACGCCGACCGGGCGCGATAGCCCTCCTGTTTGGCGCGGTTGTAGAAATCGTCCTTGCGAGCCATAGTCAGTTGTCGGACGTACCCGGCTGAAACGGATAAAACGCGCGTTCGCCGCCACTTGCGCCATCGTGTTGGACAGCCGCCGTCGCTACGCTACTGCGTCGGCCCGCCGGCCTCCGCGTCGTCGCTCTCTTCGTCGTCGCCGGCGACGTCGATCCGTTCGTCGACCGGTCTCTCGCGCTCCTTCAGGTGCCGGGGGTCGC harbors:
- a CDS encoding ribbon-helix-helix domain-containing protein codes for the protein MPKISVEIPGELLADLDDHVGDDGKFVNRSDAIRASIRKTLDMLDEIDARHGRLDDEAGEADEADDAEDDE
- a CDS encoding queuosine precursor transporter, with the protein product MSGDVATAEPRRLNVPLAAVLLTSLFVAALVTAQVISAKLLAVTLPVLGTVTAPGGTLAYAITFFASDCLSELYGKEYARRVVNVAFGMNFVLLALVFATISVPAAQGSVDPDAFATVLGLSGNVVLGSLVAYVLSQNWDVIAFHRIREFTDGDALWLRNVGSTATSQLIDTVVFTLVAFAVAPALFGIGPALPTAVLLSLIVGQYVLKLLIALVDTPLVYAAVALVRRDADVDADRVSV
- a CDS encoding SAM-dependent methyltransferase, with the protein product MARKDDFYNRAKQEGYRARSAYKLRQIDEEFDLFDHGDTVVDLGAAPGGWLQIAAEEVTEAGTVVGVDLQRIDDLDHPHVETVRGDMTEERTRYYLRKALGVDPDPDPDDDAPPVRPVDVVISDMAPNMTGEYQLDHARSIHLCRQALDTALELLKPGGDFVVKVFDGPDLADFRDDVDAEFQYVRAYTPEASRKRSSERYLIARGRTDAPVAEGDRLAVDVTDVGEEGDGIASVDGFTLFVPGAEVGETVEVVVDDVKPRFGFAERVD